In Naumovozyma castellii chromosome 1, complete genome, one DNA window encodes the following:
- the NUP120 gene encoding Nup120p (ancestral locus Anc_2.582) gives MTHLSKIDANLLQLRKAKDYSNVVNLRLDGSDQNISKEQIQSNSMVDVDYSSSIELSNGEYVCYQLSANYRLLTIYSLSAAISGTTINIHLPDESMNKHHTLTIFEIGGSVQINVILKEGSYLTMTLPVDYILNNVNELDQSWFTIKTPYDFQVRVPHLLCVVSADFSVVCLEDGGLLGLKASNDIDLEPILFNDNSYLQSITRIFSRKNAQVSGKAVTCAVFEEKYLVILTEQAHLKLWDLATFSLIETHDLSSEFETSEIRRYDTAGNLLVIYQNIITTFLPYKNGVFQIGRLSFDSNGILRYTSISTIPANLSSSSLWSFTDMKLIRPLDLNVNAAYLNLVLLWKCGAVNKLQILNFVNDEFQEYQWIEATNKSLNDIESEMGKDLSEDSDFTSLNIKSRYAPELLQEAETLFAKNQIIIAMNTEKSKKEYLANLETILKDLKNKYDEASSITIYKNEIIMVNCLKKYNHSVYKINSTFEDIFYNIGLEADDELCRYWKVLNRFSSTLSEETIRKISDEFINIVTGETSKSMSVGEKLSAIFKSTLQGRVGVSDIETLFKDMSSMNIVNIMNELIDRYLISHSVHNDDFVNAIVFDEFSAVVCAQSIHQLIVMQKRLLFEILLSVVVLDFEYSILESKLNEFLEIYYKQTLFIRLYKLNAPLLVNGLNSETSNYNVGIKLTSYAEWSSYLQFVVNTIYKFALESNPLFLRFFDIYTIKNIKGKERVWTETDKFLQFVQYPLYQRDSIIDEFMLAMTLFTSQNYEKSFDFFMKHDYATQLKNKLPQCLTDIAMDSNSKSIWSSILTSFDVSHNRSLYAYKLALLYFERNSMALSLKAIKKSIGYSMKETEITLPADFLEDQHRLHLDLLMYFNMFSEVLDVLRLSHDILSVNTRELYFTTLLNDARFKEPFFTTVLNSCNSFKESGLFFRSEDFKVIDDILLSNMEFPNWLSCKKLYSFRMANKHERAAAEAILQYLLQCENNLQEKRKCYLIIINVLSTFEDPSDQWILNGNSVIMLPELRRELQEFN, from the coding sequence ATGACACATTTATCAAAGATTGATGCAAATTTACTTCAATTAAGGAAAGCCaaagattattcaaatgTAGTTAATTTGCGTCTCGATGGGAGCGATCAAAATATATCAAAAGAACAAATACAGAGTAATTCAATGGTAGATGTTGATTATTCTTCTAGCATTGAATTATCTAATGGTGAATATGTTTGTTATCAATTATCTGCAAATTACAGATTATTGacaatatattctttgaGTGCTGCTATATcaggaacaacaattaatatACACTTACCAGATGAATCTATGAATAAGCACCACACCTTGActatttttgaaatagGGGGATCTGTACAAATAAATGTTATTCTGAAAGAAGGATCCTATTTAACGATGACCCTACCTGTGGACTACATTTTGAACAACGTCAATGAATTAGATCAAAGCTGGTTCACCATTAAAACACCTTATGATTTTCAAGTTAGAGTTCCACATCTATTATGCGTTGTATCAGCAGATTTTTCTGTGGTTTGTCTAGAAGATGGTGGGTTATTAGGTTTGAAAGCTTCTAATGACATTGATTTAGAACCTATTCTCTTTAATGATAATTCCTATTTACAAAGTATCACCAGAATATTTTCTAGGAAAAATGCTCAGGTATCTGGAAAGGCTGTTACGTGCGCTGTGTTCGAGGAGAAGTATTTGGTTATCTTAACCGAACAAGCACACCTGAAGCTTTGGGACTTGGCgacattttctttgattgAGACGCACGATCTTTCATCAGAGTTTGAAACCTCTGAAATAAGAAGGTATGATACAGCTGGTAATCTTTTAGTTATCTATCAAAACATTATCACAACATTTTTACCGTACAAAAACGGCgtatttcaaattgggAGATTATCATTTGATTCCAATGGGATCTTAAGGTACACATCTATATCAACTATACCAGCGAACctatcttcatcttcgCTATGGTCCTTCACTGACATGAAACTTATAAGGCCATTAGATTTAAATGTGAATGCAGCTTACCTGAACCTTGTTTTGCTTTGGAAATGTGGAGCTGTTAATAAGTTACAGATTCTGAACTTCGTGAATGATGAATTCCAAGAATATCAGTGGATTGAAGCAACGAATaaatcattgaatgatattGAATCAGAAATGGGTAAAGACCTTTCCGAGGACTCTGACTTCACGTCTCTAAATATAAAATCTCGATATGCACCTGAGTTGCTTCAAGAGGCTGAAACCTTGTTTGcaaaaaatcaaataattatagCTATGAATACGGAAAAAAGTAAAAAGGAATATCTGGCCAATTTAGAAACAATTCTAAAGGAtctaaaaaataaatatgaCGAAGCGTCTTCTATCACAATTTATAAGAACGAAATTATAATGGTTAATTGTctcaaaaaatataaccATTCCGTCTACAAGATAAATTCAACCTTCGAGGATATATTTTACAATATTGGACTGGAGGCGGATGATGAACTATGCAGATATTGGAAAGTGTTGAATAGATTTTCTTCCACTTTATCCGAGGAGACTATACGCAAAATATCGGATGAATTCATAAATATAGTTACAGGTGAAACTTCTAAGTCCATGAGCGTTGGCGAGAAACTCTCTGCTATCTTTAAAAGTACTTTACAGGGGAGAGTGGGTGTATCAGATATAGAAACACTTTTTAAAGATATGAGTTCAATGAACATTGTTAACataatgaatgaattaattgatagATATCTTATATCACACTCTGTTCATAACGACGATTTTGTCAATGCCATTgtttttgatgaatttagTGCTGTTGTTTGTGCTCAAAGTATACACCAATTGATTGTAATGCAAAAGCGCTTGTTATTTGAGATCCTATTAAGCGTGGTTGTTCTggattttgaatattcaataCTTGAGTCCAAATTGAACgaatttttggaaatttatTATAAGCAGACATTATTTATACGCCTTTACAAGCTTAATGCACCATTACTTGTCAATGGGCTAAATAGTGAGACTTCAAATTACAATGTTGGAATTAAATTAACATCCTATGCGGAGTGGTCATCATACTTACAATTTGTGGTTAATACGATCTACAAGTTTGCACTGGAAAGCAACCCCCTCTTTCTAAGATTTTTTGATATATACACcataaaaaatatcaaggGTAAAGAACGGGTTTGGACCGAGACTGATAAATTTTTACAGTTTGTACAATATCCTCTTTATCAAAGAGACAGCATAATTGATGAGTTCATGCTGGCAATGACATTATTTACTTCCCAAAACTATGAAAAatcttttgattttttcatGAAGCATGATTATGCCACACAACTCAAAAATAAACTACCCCAATGTTTGACTGATATTGCCATGGATTCCAATTCTAAAAGCATCTGGTCTTCTATATTAACTTCTTTCGATGTTTCCCATAACCGTTCCCTTTATGCTTATAAATTGGCTCTGTTATACTTTGAAAGGAATAGCATGGCATTATCGTTGAAAGCTATCAAAAAATCAATAGGGTACTCTATGAAAGAAACTGAGATAACCCTCCCAGCTGATTTCCTGGAAGACCAGCATAGACTTCATTTGGATTTACTCATGTACTTTAATATGTTTTCTGAAGTGTTAGATGTTTTGAGACTGAGTCACGACATACTTTCTGTCAATACTAGAGAGTTATACTTTACCACATTGTTGAATGATGCGAGATTCAAAGAACCGTTTTTCACTACGGTATTAAATTCGTGCAATTCTTTTAAGGAATCAGGGTTATTTTTCCGCTCAGAAGATTTCAAGgttattgatgatattcTCCTTTCAAACATggaatttccaaattggttGAGTTGTAAGAAACTATATAGTTTCAGGATGGCCAATAAACATGAGAGGGCGGCGGCTGAGGCAATACTTCAATACCTACTGCAGTGTGAAAACAATCTTCAagagaaaaggaaatgCTATCTGATTATAATTAATGTACTATCAACTTTTGAGGATCCATCTGATCAATGGATTTTGAATGGAAATTCTGTGATAATGTTACCTGAATTAAGAAGAGAGCTTCaagaattcaattga
- the FAR8 gene encoding Far8p (ancestral locus Anc_2.583) → MLPNQTHVQPHYTLPGVMHYLQTEFTKNERDRITWELERSEMKARITQLEGENRNLRYKLANLENTTPSVAEIKPQENGSSSSLTSLLKSKVSVQENVKEIIYLLKNPDVTGQLGALSDKDNVFHSIEKLNLNNNNETDNTNIHDPLFNHNIVPQEIDSTNSDMLPIGHKKDNNYASDAETITLNDDNPDTSMDSDSSSLFSVKKVNPVQSMTTSTKPLDATKQVSLSTGPIKDITVCRANMVSFSGNGELKLTTFRKDLDIDVVTIDENVKCESLFWFDHNQIMILNNKELQIWSSVDRTMLCKTDFFKREEFSNDFKFSDIKSIDFKNKWLLIALDKKVYIWEVNVSKSNDLVDEYKIFAVRKTTVNTTNPIIGSILGITEKSLIILSTDPYEFSIYNFQGKILHTVDLGQSIGDNISSSFTHGRLVLNKETSKLLLQIGKALIVYSFDQKRIIVGEVLRNEPCSVLFQTDSDFILLAYRSGLIELRKLPSFQNIIKKYNHYEEMSSVNKNVCDIVVETVWSEGTPVIISGGENGILRLERIAEFV, encoded by the coding sequence ATGCTTCCCAATCAGACACATGTGCAACCGCATTATACATTACCTGGCGTAATGCACTACTTACAAACAGAATTCACCAAAAATGAGAGGGATAGAATAACGTGGGAACTGGAAAGATCCGAAATGAAAGCCAGAATTACTCAATTGGAAGGTGAAAATAGAAATCTTCGTTATAAATTAGccaatttagaaaataCCACTCCTTCAGTAGCAGAAATAAAGCCACAAGAGAATGGTTCAAGCTCATCACTCACATCCTTATTGAAATCTAAGGTGTCCGTTCAAGAGAATGTGAAAGAAATCATATACTTATTGAAAAACCCAGATGTAACAGGTCAATTGGGAGCTTTAAGTGACAAGGATAATGTATTCCATagcattgaaaaattaaatcttaataataataatgaaacagaTAACACCAATATCCATGACCCCTTATTTAACCATAATATTGTCCCCCAGGAAATAGATTCCACAAATAGTGATATGTTACCTATAGGGCATAAAAAGGATAACAATTATGCCTCGGATGCAGAGACGATAACACTGAACGACGACAATCCTGACACTTCCATGGATAGTGACTCATCATCGCTGTTTTCCGTCAAAAAAGTAAACCCGGTTCAATCAATGACTACGAGTACGAAGCCTTTAGACGCCACGAAGCAGGTTTCCCTTTCCACAGGACCTATTAAAGATATAACTGTTTGCAGAGCCAATATGGTATCATTTTCAGGAAATGGGGAGCTAAAACTTACAACTTTTAGGAAGGATTTGGATATAGATGTTGTAACGATCGATGAAAATGTGAAATGTGAGTCGCTATTCTGGTTTGATCATAATCAAATCATGATTCTAAACAATAAGGAGCTGCAAATATGGTCTTCTGTTGACAGGACTATGCTCTGTAAAACAGATTTTTTCAAGAGAGAAGAGTTTTCAAACGACTTTAAGTTTTCCGATATTAAGAGtattgattttaaaaataagTGGTTGCTAATTGCATTAGACAAAAAAGTATACATCTGGGAAGTTAATGTTTCCAAAAGTAATGATTTAGTTGatgaatataaaatatttgcCGTTCGGAAGACCACCGTTAACACAACGAATCCAATTATCGGATCTATTTTAGGCATAACAGAAAAATCTTTGATTATATTGTCCACAGATCCTTATGAATTTAGCatatataattttcaaGGGAAGATATTACACACTGTTGATCTAGGTCAAAGTATTGGGGACAACATATCGTCATCGTTTACACACGGTAGACTAGTGCTTAACAAAGAAACGTCTAAATTATTACTTCAAATAGGTAAGGCACTGATAGTATATTCATTTGACCAAAAACGCATTATCGTAGGGGAGGTACTTAGAAACGAACCTTGTAGCGTATTGTTTCAGACAGATTCAGATTTCATTCTTTTGGCTTATCGAAGTGGTCTCATCGAACTTAGAAAACTTCCttcatttcaaaatatcataAAAAAGTATAATCACTACGAAGAAATGTCAAGTGTAAATAAGAATGTGTGTGATATTGTTGTGGAAACAGTGTGGTCAGAAGGAACACCAGTTATTATATCAGGTGGTGAAAATGGCATCCTGAGGTTGGAGAGGATTGCAGAGTTTGTATAA
- the NCAS0A12840 gene encoding RNA polymerase II degradation factor 1 (ancestral locus Anc_2.586), whose protein sequence is MPSQFRKSSNNTKSQDPELKFKLDTLTELFPDWTNDDLIDLVQEYDDLETIIDKITSGAVTRWDEVKKPSKKEKSEKKDTTHQYQSYHDLEHIYDDDTDIKPKGAHRNNNRPRGGSSNNVQRNKKPVSAVNTRHIDTDKLKPATTPAKSVSHTTSWAAAVASSRPVEPEKEEEKSTDKEEQDESSQEPVEEEEQEQEKEEQESGEEEEEENAEPETKKMTWAAIATPKAKESALENVKDLKKEIENVENEEEEESSEEESSEEEETSEEEESSEEEEESSEEEEESSEEKAKEEEKTVSVKKSEVKKAKAEVPQAAPQTESLQSKPEPVQQQQQQEQPQQDISQQQQNYYQQQQQQQQQQQQYPGQQNQFGAQQNFQQMPQNAAAAAAAAQQQYYMYQGQFPGYSYPGMFDSQSYGYGQQPAAQSGAASNQYEAMQQGYGQSTPGTANADLSSTTAGAGTSPASANVQPQQPYGGSFMPYYGHFYQQSFPYAQPQYGMGAGQYPYQAPKGGNYYQGQQGQEQQGQASAGQATEEPQQEGQDQSQNAQQQAGQTPGQGQNLTPQQLQYQQYYQFQQQQQQQQQQAAAAAAQQQGVPYGYTGYDYSSQASRGFY, encoded by the coding sequence ATGCCCTCACAATTCAGGAAATCAAGTAATAATACAAAATCTCAGGACCCCGAGCTAAAGTTTAAGCTAGATACACTTACAGAACTGTTCCCAGACTGGACAAACgatgatttaattgatCTAGTCCAAGAATACgatgatttggaaactataattgataaaatCACCTCGGGTGCGGTTACTCGATGGGATGAAGTTAAAAAGCCTTCAAAGAAGGAGAAATCTGAAAAGAAGGATACCactcatcaatatcaatcaTATCATGACCTAGAACATATTTACGATGATGATACCGATATTAAACCCAAGGGAGCTCATCGTAATAATAACCGTCCAAGGGGTGGTAGTAGTAATAATGTACAAAGAAATAAGAAGCCTGTTTCTGCTGTGAATACAAGACATATAGATACTGATAAACTAAAGCCTGCAACCACACCTGCTAAAAGTGTTTCTCATACTACATCTTGGGCTGCGGCTGTGGCTTCAAGCAGACCGGTAGAGCCTGAaaaggaggaagaaaaatctACTGACAAAGAAGAGCAAGATGAATCTAGTCAAGAACCagtagaagaagaggaacaagaacaagaaaaagaggaacaagaatcaggtgaagaggaggaggaagaaaatgCTGAACCTGAGACAAAGAAGATGACTTGGGCTGCTATTGCTACTCCAAAGGCTAAGGAATCTGCTTTAGAAAATGTTaaggatttgaagaaggaaattgaaaatgttgaaaacgaagaagaagaagaatcaagtgaagaagaatctagcgaagaagaggaaactAGCGAAGAAGAGGAATCaagtgaagaagaggaagaatcaagtgaggaggaagaagaatcaaGTGAAGAGAAAGcaaaagaggaagaaaagacCGTGTCTGTTAAGAAATCAGAGGTTAAGAAGGCAAAGGCTGAAGTTCCACAAGCAGCCCCACAAACAGAATCTCTACAATCAAAGCCTGAACCTGttcaacaacagcaacaacaagaacaaccacaacaagATATCtctcaacaacaacaaaactactaccaacaacaacaacaacaacaacaacaacaacaacaatatccAGGACAACAAAACCAATTTGGTGCCCAACAAAACTTCCAACAAATGCCGCAAAATGCAGCCGCCGCCGCAGCTGCTgctcaacaacaatattataTGTATCAAGGTCAATTCCCAGGATATTCTTACCCTGGTATGTTTGATTCTCAATCATATGGTTATGGTCAGCAACCTGCCGCTCAATCTGGTGCAGCTTCTAACCAATACGAGGCCATGCAACAAGGATATGGTCAATCCACTCCAGGTACTGCCAATGCCGATTTGAGCTCCACTACAGCTGGTGCAGGAACTTCTCCAGCTTCTGCTAATGTCCAACCACAACAACCTTATGGTGGCTCCTTTATGCCATATTATGGCCATTTCTACCAACAATCATTCCCATATGCTCAACCACAATATGGTATGGGTGCTGGACAATATCCATACCAAGCACCAAAAGGTGGTAATTATTACCAAGGCCAACAGGgacaagaacaacaagGTCAAGCTTCAGCCGGTCAAGCCACTGAAGAACCTCAACAAGAAGGACAAGACCAAAGCCAAAATGCTCAACAACAAGCTGGTCAAACTCCAGGTCAAGGACAAAACTTGACTCCACAACAATTGCAATATCAACAATATtaccaatttcaacaacaacagcaacagcaacaacaacaagcCGCTGCTGCCGCTGCTCAACAACAGGGTGTGCCATACGGATATACAGGATATGATTATTCATCCCAAGCCTCCAGAGGATTCTATTAG
- the NCAS0A12850 gene encoding Frag1/DRAM/Sfk1 family protein (ancestral locus Anc_2.589), translating to MFSLNFHKPGNYFFILPWVAFIPWYGMLIAMLICYAAQGHPLYWFMSEKASPVYISDIGATNLRPLFISCVAWEGLGYALTVFAEYYQRSGGDIPMFRRKSQGASRKFLMPPWYRKDERNLIFAACILGALGEIALLMCTIFSTAHYHHVHLAMVAVFVVLMFFSVVCLSTEYFLMGRHYALLHPLADHTRDLPEKPEDIPWYKWEGYVWNKFFISGLAKAIWLVFAVVWAICFGAISDDSTSACFEWLLAFWFGLLFIIISVDFYMGSRYKDSRYFNRIESFAGYYKYDQMLGAVDVSIQMTGDDDQSFDKAVTNSASSV from the coding sequence ATGTTTAGTCTAAATTTTCATAAACCTGGAAATTACTTCTTTATCCTACCATGGGTAGCTTTCATACCATGGTACGGAATGCTGATAGCAATGCTTATCTGCTATGCGGCCCAGGGGCACCCATTGTACTGGTTTATGAGTGAAAAAGCATCTCCTGTGTATATTTCAGACATCGGTGCTACCAATTTACGTCCCCTTTTCATTTCATGTGTTGCATGGGAAGGTTTAGGTTATGCATTGACGGTGTTTGCTGAATATTACCAAAGATCTGGTGGTGATATACCAATGTTTAGGAGAAAAAGCCAAGGAGCTTCAAGGAAATTTTTAATGCCACCATGGTACAGAAAGGATGAACGTAATTTGATCTTTGCTGCATGTATCCTTGGTGCTCTGGGTGAAATTGCCTTGTTAATGTGTACTATTTTCTCCACTGCACATTATCATCATGTTCATTTGGCTATGGTTGCCGTCTTTGTTGTATTAATGTTTTTTTCAGTGGTGTGTCTTTCGACCGAATACTTTCTAATGGGGAGACATTATGCCCTGCTACATCCGTTGGCTGATCATACCAGAGATTTGCCTGAAAAACCTGAAGATATCCCATGGTATAAATGGGAAGGATATGTGTGGAATAAGTTTTTTATAAGTGGGCTAGCCAAGGCTATATGGTTAGTATTTGCTGTAGTATGGGCCATTTGTTTCGGTGCCATTTCTGATGACTCTACAAGTGCATGTTTCGAGTGGTTATTGGCATTTTGGTTCGGTCTACtctttataattatttCAGTGGACTTCTATATGGGGAGCAGATACAAGGATTCTCGCTATTTCAATCGTATTGAATCGTTTGCAGgatattataaatatgaCCAAATGCTGGGTGCTGTTGATGTTTCGATCCAGATGACGGGAGATGATGATCAATCCTTTGACAAAGCTGTCACAAATTCTGCCTCTTCGGTATAG
- the EIS1 gene encoding Eis1p (ancestral locus Anc_2.590): MSLVSPLTEADKITTGNPKTSTRTSRSGSITSVGSKKSKKTSIYQIAGEPLSREALYKARLKYGVYQSPANQPTLGVPDSKLASDVASLFAHENPPTVERYQRKLDANAIKAAGKVGQSPNKSYSLVSPVMHSKQSNSKLNSSSAASKAYSMTALSRPPTSSDSQRSQTSKTYSISSASSVLRAHSLTSPTTSEEPPLKYQLNLEKVLQGAAKKAETRIKERTNPERRNYTYGLNTDAADHNKNLVLSQKVMKGIYTKVESVGPSREDIENETLAKFRKNQEFALSAAVSVKDSEPGKEIDKEIEKKQQLRNIYLKQLTSEQVMTMARANVDRELTLINSEDYNRSLFGNEEYNRAAVAWAQDQFKKKTPVSNKINLGGGLWLTPQDVNSIAQKMVDPILGEVDLRATAQRAMDVDLAKRTAENTAGVASWNNLQRTKLTNNQKVQADAIARHQKEKTEAKERLDKRYNDMIAKMDKELEAKRVQLQQAIEHKENFEKEMQNKVDTEQKNIDDGFVNWTSACAASISDARQEQGVLLQPYYDDLQKAQDEHEGLLQEKNDIGTSIDKLHESIESHKAKIAGYQKDIEGQENRKEREDAKLEDLTENKKELETTVNDNVVLEAQKAKEEAELSSNQARLKQLEVDALINERKGEFNKTEIELKKEKLALLESMKDLAEVRGDGTLDEDKVKSLIGMTSKEYLEKCENERKLAKPTLYEITEDENESIKSPQTAGVEKVSMNPQEEKIENVVVKPAEKELEIQPEIQQSSPNNKKKRLSLGKFFLGSAQDHKNKSEKKPVDNVSGVQDVSPIKQSTSENKEPKEKEIEKDHLALKPTFSGFSQGSFHDDQQKVEEKEDVPSDVEDEASQEQGYFKEVF, translated from the coding sequence ATGTCGTTAGTTTCTCCATTGACTGAGGCAGATAAGATAACTACAGGGAACCCCAAGACATCGACCAGGACATCCAGATCTGGGTCCATAACCTCGGTTGGTTCCAAGAAATCCAAGAAAACATCGATCTATCAGATTGCAGGGGAGCCCTTGAGTAGAGAAGCTCTATACAAGGCGAGATTAAAATACGGTGTCTATCAATCTCCTGCTAATCAACCTACTTTGGGGGTCCCTGACTCCAAGTTGGCCTCCGATGTAGCATCTCTCTTCGCTCACGAGAACCCCCCTACGGTGGAACGTTaccaaagaaaattggatGCTAATGCCATTAAGGCAGCTGGTAAAGTGGGGCAATCGCCTAATAAGAGTTATTCCCTTGTATCTCCTGTTATGCATAGCAAACAATCCAATTCTAAGTTAAACTCATCTTCTGCTGCTTCTAAGGCATACTCTATGACCGCACTCTCAAGACCCCCAACTTCTTCAGATTCTCAAAGAAGCCAGACAAGCAAAACATATTCAATAAGTTCTGCTAGTTCTGTCCTTAGAGCACATTCTTTGACAAGCCCAACTACGTCAGAGGAACCACCTTTGAAatatcaattgaatttggagAAAGTATTGCAAGGGGCTGCTAAGAAGGCTGAAACAAGAATTAAGGAAAGAACGAATCCAGAACGTAGAAATTACACTTATGGACTTAATACTGATGCTGCTGATCATAACAAAAATTTGGTTTTATCTCAGAAGGTAATGAAGGGGATTTATACTAAAGTGGAAAGTGTGGGACCTTCGAGAGAAgacattgaaaatgaaactttAGCTAAATTTAGAAAGAATCAAGAATTTGCTTTGAGTGCTGCTGTTTCTGTTAAGGATAGTGAACCTGGTAAGGAAATTGATAAGGAGATTgagaagaaacaacaactaAGAAATATctatttgaaacaattgacCTCAGAACAGGTTATGACAATGGCTAGGGCAAATGTTGACAGAGAGTTGACCCTTATTAATAGCGAGGATTACAATAGAAGTCTATTTGGCAATGAAGAGTATAATAGAGCTGCTGTGGCATGGGCGCAGGATCaatttaagaaaaagaCACCAGTTTCCAATAAAATTAACCTTGGTGGTGGCTTATGGTTAACTCCACAAGATGTCAATTCTATCGCACAAAAGATGGTAGATCCAATTTTGGGTGAAGTCGATTTGAGGGCAACTGCACAAAGAGCAATGGATGTAGATCTTGCCAAGAGAACAGCTGAAAATACAGCTGGTGTGGCTTCATGGAATAATCTACAGCGTACTAAATTGACTAATAATCAAAAAGTCCAAGCTGATGCGATAGCAAGGCatcaaaaggaaaagacaGAGGCAAAGGAAAGATTAGACAAGAGATACAATGATATGATTGCTAAAATGGATAAGGAATTAGAAGCTAAACGTGTCCAACTACAACAAGCCATTGAAcacaaagaaaatttcgAAAAAGAGATGCAAAACAAGGTTGATACTGAAcagaaaaatattgatgacgGGTTTGTAAATTGGACTTCAGCATGTGCAGCAAGTATTTCTGATGCTCGCCAAGAACAAGGGGTGTTGCTACAGCCATATTATGACGATCTACAAAAGGCTCAAGATGAACATGAGGGATTattacaagaaaagaatgatATTGGAACTAGTATTGATAAACTGCATGAATCCATTGAATCTCATAAAGCAAAAATTGCTGGTTACcaaaaagatattgaaggGCAAGAAAATAGAAAGGAGAGAGAAGATgctaaattggaagatttgACCGAAAATAAAAAGGAATTAGAAACCACGGTGAATGATAATGTAGTACTTGAAGCTCAAAAGgccaaagaagaagctgaATTATCATCGAATCAAGCTCGtttgaaacaattagaAGTTGATGCATTAATCAACGAACGTAAAGGTGAGTTCAATAAAACAGAAATTGAgttaaagaaagaaaaactGGCTCTTTTAGAATCCATGAAAGACCTTGCTGAGGTTCGTGGGGATGGTACActtgatgaagataaagtGAAAAGTTTGATCGGAATGACGTCTAAGGAATATCTCGAGAAATGTGAGAATGAAAGAAAACTGGCAAAACCAACTCTTTATGAAATCACAGAAGATGAGAATGAATCGATTAAATCCCCTCAAACTGCTGGAGTAGAGAAGGTATCTATGAACCCACAGGAGGAGAAAATTGAGAATGTTGTAGTAAAACCTGCAGAAAAGGAGCTTGAAATTCAACCTGAAATTCAACAAAGTTCACctaataataagaaaaagCGTCTATCTTTAGGAAAATTCTTCCTAGGGAGTGCTCAGGatcataaaaataaatccGAAAAGAAACCTGTTGATAATGTATCCGGAGTTCAAGATGTTTCTCCAATAAAACAAAGCACAAGTGAGAACAAGGAACCgaaggaaaaagaaattgaaaaggacCATCTTGCATTAAAACCCACATTCAGTGGATTTTCACAGGGTTCCTTTCATGATGACCAACAGAAGGTAGAGGAGAAGGAAGATGTTCCAAGCGATGTTGAAGACGAAGCCTCACAAGAACAAGgttatttcaaagaagtattttaa